Proteins from one Arthrobacter sp. Soc17.1.1.1 genomic window:
- the glmS gene encoding glutamine--fructose-6-phosphate transaminase (isomerizing), producing MCGIVGYVGRDHGQGSSALDSVAPAFDRESSEARHGALDVVMEGLRRLEYRGYDSAGVAVITPAGIESRKKAGKLTNLVGELAAAPLPRSLTGIGHTRWATHGGPTDQNAHPHLADDGRLALIHNGIIENYAELKAELTGEGLTFISDTDTEVAAGLVGYLYRGLVNSGTEGDLLTLALQQACQRLEGAFTLLAIHQDQPGTVVAGRRNSPLVVGLGDGENFLGSDVSGFIDFTRRAVELGQDQIVTITPDEVTITDFFGAPAEGTEFHVSWDAAAAEKGGFDSFMEKEIHDQPDAVGQTLLGRSDVSGNLVLDELRIDEAILRSVDKIVVLACGTSAYAGQVAKYAIEHWCRIPTEVELSHEFRYRDPIVNEKTLVVAVSQSGETMDTLMAVRYAREQGAKVVAICNTNGSTIPRESDAVIYTHAGPEIAVASTKAFLAQITAAYLLGLYLAQLRGNKYRDEIADVLNDLSKIPAKIQSILDDADKVKQLGADMVNAKSVLFLGRHVGFPVAMEGALKLKELAYIHAEGFAAGELKHGPIALIEEGQPVVVVMPSPSTRDSLHAKVVSNVQEIRARGAVTIVIAEEGDTSVEAYSEHVFYVPASPTLLAPLLTTVPLQIFALALASAKGYDVDQPRNLAKSVTVE from the coding sequence ATGTGCGGAATTGTGGGCTATGTAGGCCGGGACCACGGCCAGGGATCGTCGGCGCTCGACTCGGTCGCCCCGGCGTTCGACCGGGAGTCATCGGAGGCGCGCCACGGGGCGCTCGACGTCGTCATGGAGGGCCTTCGCCGGCTCGAGTACCGCGGGTACGACTCCGCCGGTGTCGCCGTCATCACGCCGGCGGGCATCGAGTCGCGGAAGAAGGCCGGCAAGCTGACCAACCTCGTCGGTGAACTGGCGGCGGCCCCGCTGCCGCGCTCGCTGACCGGGATCGGGCACACCCGCTGGGCCACGCACGGCGGGCCCACCGACCAGAACGCCCACCCCCACCTGGCCGACGACGGCCGGCTCGCCCTGATCCACAACGGGATCATCGAGAACTACGCCGAGCTCAAGGCCGAACTGACGGGCGAGGGCCTCACCTTCATCTCCGACACCGACACCGAGGTGGCGGCCGGGCTCGTCGGCTACCTGTACCGCGGCCTCGTGAACAGCGGCACCGAGGGCGACCTGCTCACCCTCGCGCTGCAGCAGGCCTGCCAGCGCCTCGAGGGCGCCTTCACCCTCCTCGCCATCCACCAGGACCAGCCCGGCACCGTCGTCGCCGGCCGCCGCAACTCCCCGCTCGTCGTCGGCCTCGGTGACGGCGAGAACTTCCTGGGCTCCGACGTGTCCGGCTTCATCGACTTCACGCGCCGCGCCGTGGAGCTCGGCCAGGACCAGATCGTCACGATCACGCCCGACGAGGTGACCATCACGGACTTCTTCGGTGCACCCGCCGAGGGCACCGAGTTCCACGTCAGCTGGGACGCCGCCGCCGCCGAGAAGGGCGGGTTCGACTCCTTCATGGAGAAGGAGATCCACGACCAGCCGGACGCCGTCGGCCAGACGCTCCTCGGGCGCTCCGACGTCTCGGGCAACCTCGTGCTGGACGAACTGCGCATCGACGAGGCAATCCTGCGCTCCGTCGACAAGATCGTGGTCCTCGCCTGCGGCACCTCCGCCTACGCCGGGCAGGTGGCCAAGTACGCCATCGAGCACTGGTGCCGGATCCCCACCGAGGTGGAGCTGTCCCACGAGTTCCGCTACCGTGACCCGATCGTCAACGAGAAGACGCTCGTGGTCGCCGTCTCGCAGTCAGGCGAGACCATGGACACGCTCATGGCCGTCCGGTACGCCCGCGAGCAGGGCGCCAAGGTCGTGGCGATCTGCAACACCAACGGCTCCACCATCCCGCGGGAGTCGGACGCCGTGATCTACACGCACGCCGGTCCGGAGATCGCCGTGGCCTCGACGAAGGCGTTCCTCGCGCAGATCACCGCCGCCTACCTGCTCGGTCTCTACCTCGCGCAGCTGCGCGGCAACAAGTACCGCGACGAGATCGCGGACGTGCTCAACGACCTCTCCAAGATCCCGGCGAAGATCCAGTCCATCCTCGACGACGCCGACAAGGTCAAGCAGCTCGGCGCCGACATGGTGAACGCGAAGTCGGTGCTGTTCCTCGGCCGGCACGTCGGCTTCCCGGTCGCGATGGAGGGCGCGCTCAAGCTGAAGGAGCTCGCCTACATCCACGCGGAGGGCTTCGCCGCCGGTGAGCTGAAGCACGGCCCGATCGCCCTGATCGAGGAAGGCCAGCCCGTCGTGGTGGTCATGCCGTCGCCGAGCACCCGCGACTCGCTGCACGCCAAGGTCGTCTCGAACGTCCAGGAGATCCGCGCACGCGGAGCGGTCACGATCGTCATCGCCGAGGAGGGCGACACCTCCGTGGAGGCCTACTCCGAGCACGTCTTCTACGTGCCGGCATCCCCGACGCTCCTCGCGCCGCTGCTCACCACCGTGCCGCTGCAGATCTTCGCGCTCGCCCTCGCCAGCGCCAAGGGCTACGACGTGGACCAGCCGCGCAACCTGGCGAAGTCGGTCACGGTTGAGTAG
- a CDS encoding holo-ACP synthase, whose amino-acid sequence MIVGIGVDVVDIERFRQQLERTPALVERLFVPSERGLTMRSLAARFAAKEAIAKAIGAPVGMNWQHCTIEVDDAGAPSVVVDGTVAEAARARGVETWHLSISHDGGLATAMVVAEGSVPPSAK is encoded by the coding sequence GTGATCGTCGGTATCGGCGTCGACGTCGTTGACATCGAGCGCTTCCGGCAGCAGCTCGAGCGCACGCCGGCCCTCGTGGAGCGATTGTTCGTCCCCTCCGAGCGCGGGCTCACCATGCGGTCCCTGGCCGCGCGTTTCGCCGCCAAGGAGGCCATCGCGAAGGCCATCGGCGCCCCCGTCGGCATGAACTGGCAGCATTGCACCATCGAGGTCGACGATGCCGGTGCGCCGTCCGTCGTCGTCGACGGGACCGTCGCGGAGGCCGCCCGTGCCCGGGGCGTCGAGACCTGGCACCTGTCCATCAGCCACGACGGCGGCCTTGCCACGGCGATGGTGGTCGCGGAAGGCTCAGTGCCGCCGAGCGCAAAATAG
- the treY gene encoding malto-oligosyltrehalose synthase: protein MLTPTSTYRLQIRSEFDLHQAAALVPYLRDLGVDWVYLSPILTAEKGSGHGYDVTDPTTVDPDRGGPAGLAALSEAARSAGLGVLVDIVPNHMGIETPADNAWWWQLLKEGRSSRMAEAFDVDWDANGGRIRVPVLGDGDDELDQLTVVDGELHYYDNRYPIAEGTAHPGDTGAEVHDRQHYELVNWRRADSELNYRRFFGVNTLAGLRVEVPWVFQESHSEVKRWFDEGLVDGLRIDHPDGLADPKGYLDDLRSLTGGAYVLVEKILEPGEKLPGDWATEGTTGYDALADIDRLFTDPAGEHALTATVPVDPFHEMIHGTKRGIADGILRSEVLRLARLVPSGAGLDEAAAADAIAELLTCFPVYRSYLPGGAEYLAEAVRDAQVRRPDLAGTITALHPLLNPFLDGGSGELTELARRFQQTSGMVMAKGVEDTAFYRYSRLVSLNEVGADPGIFAIDPLELHRRLLQRETDSPLAMTTLSTHDTKRSEDTRARISVISEVADEWTALLAQLEDLAPIKDPTFAPLLWQSLIGAWPLSRERAHAYAEKASREADLSTHWTAPDEVFERGMHAAVDAAFDDAAVSGAITAFVERIQAAGWSNSIGLKLLQLTMPGVPDVYQGTEFWDTSLVDPDNRREVDYDARRQVLTDLNFGALPPVGADAHAKLLVVSRALKLRRDRPELFTGYTAVAASGEAADHVFGFDRGGVVTLVTRLPFGLAQRGGWGDTTLEIPAGSYTCALTGTAVTGGTVRAAGIFSTFPAALLVQEDAA, encoded by the coding sequence GTGCTGACACCGACATCGACCTACCGGCTGCAGATCCGGAGCGAGTTCGACCTGCATCAGGCCGCGGCCCTGGTGCCGTACCTGCGCGACCTGGGGGTGGACTGGGTCTACCTGTCACCGATCCTGACGGCCGAGAAGGGGTCCGGCCACGGCTACGACGTGACCGACCCCACCACCGTGGACCCCGACCGCGGCGGCCCCGCCGGCCTCGCGGCGCTCAGTGAGGCCGCGCGGTCGGCGGGCCTGGGTGTGCTCGTGGACATCGTCCCGAACCACATGGGCATCGAGACCCCCGCCGACAACGCCTGGTGGTGGCAGCTGCTCAAGGAGGGCCGCTCCTCGCGCATGGCGGAGGCGTTCGACGTCGATTGGGATGCCAACGGCGGCCGCATCCGCGTGCCCGTCCTCGGCGACGGCGACGACGAGCTGGACCAGCTCACCGTCGTCGACGGCGAACTGCACTACTACGACAACCGCTACCCCATCGCGGAGGGCACCGCCCACCCCGGCGACACCGGCGCCGAGGTGCACGACCGCCAGCACTACGAACTGGTCAACTGGCGCCGGGCCGACAGCGAACTGAACTACCGGCGCTTCTTCGGCGTGAACACCCTGGCGGGACTCCGCGTGGAGGTGCCGTGGGTCTTCCAGGAGAGCCACAGCGAGGTGAAGCGGTGGTTCGACGAGGGCCTCGTGGACGGGCTGCGCATCGACCATCCGGACGGCCTCGCCGACCCCAAGGGCTACCTCGACGACCTCCGCAGCCTGACCGGCGGTGCATACGTGCTCGTCGAGAAGATCCTCGAGCCGGGGGAGAAGCTCCCCGGCGACTGGGCCACCGAGGGGACCACCGGGTACGACGCCCTCGCGGACATCGACCGCCTCTTCACGGATCCGGCGGGAGAGCACGCGCTGACGGCCACCGTCCCCGTCGACCCGTTCCACGAGATGATCCACGGGACCAAGCGCGGCATCGCCGACGGCATCCTGCGCTCCGAGGTCCTGCGGCTCGCACGGCTCGTCCCGTCCGGCGCAGGGCTCGACGAGGCTGCAGCGGCGGACGCCATCGCCGAACTGCTCACCTGCTTCCCCGTCTACCGCAGTTACCTGCCGGGTGGAGCGGAGTACCTCGCCGAGGCGGTCCGCGACGCCCAGGTGCGTCGGCCTGACCTCGCCGGGACCATCACGGCGCTCCACCCGCTCCTCAACCCGTTCCTCGACGGCGGTTCGGGAGAGCTGACGGAGCTGGCCCGGCGGTTCCAGCAGACCTCCGGCATGGTCATGGCGAAGGGTGTCGAGGACACCGCGTTCTACCGGTATTCGAGGCTCGTCTCGCTCAACGAGGTGGGGGCTGACCCGGGGATCTTCGCGATCGACCCGCTCGAACTGCACCGCAGGCTGCTCCAGCGCGAGACGGACAGCCCGCTCGCCATGACGACGCTCAGCACGCACGACACAAAGCGCAGCGAGGACACCCGCGCCCGTATCTCTGTCATCTCCGAGGTCGCCGACGAGTGGACCGCGCTCCTCGCGCAGCTGGAGGACCTGGCGCCCATCAAGGACCCCACGTTCGCGCCGCTGCTCTGGCAGTCGCTCATCGGTGCCTGGCCGCTGAGCCGGGAACGAGCCCACGCCTACGCCGAGAAGGCGTCGCGTGAGGCCGACCTCAGCACGCACTGGACTGCACCGGACGAGGTCTTCGAGCGCGGGATGCACGCAGCCGTGGACGCGGCCTTCGACGATGCCGCCGTGTCCGGCGCCATCACCGCCTTCGTGGAACGCATCCAGGCCGCCGGGTGGTCCAATTCGATCGGGCTGAAGCTGCTGCAGCTGACCATGCCGGGCGTCCCGGACGTCTACCAGGGCACAGAATTCTGGGACACGTCGCTGGTGGACCCCGACAACCGCCGCGAGGTGGACTACGACGCCCGACGCCAGGTGCTGACCGATCTCAATTTCGGTGCACTGCCGCCGGTCGGCGCCGACGCCCACGCCAAGCTGCTCGTCGTCTCGCGTGCCCTCAAGCTGCGCCGTGACCGGCCGGAACTGTTCACCGGTTACACCGCCGTCGCCGCCTCGGGCGAGGCCGCGGATCACGTGTTCGGGTTCGACCGCGGCGGCGTGGTCACCCTCGTCACGCGGCTGCCTTTCGGGCTCGCGCAGCGCGGCGGGTGGGGTGACACCACCCTGGAGATCCCCGCCGGCAGTTACACCTGCGCGTTGACCGGCACAGCCGTCACCGGCGGCACCGTGCGTGCGGCCGGCATCTTCTCCACCTTCCCCGCAGCCCTACTGGTCCAGGAGGACGCAGCATGA
- the coaA gene encoding type I pantothenate kinase yields MSDTSTGTQQSTSAESFTPFVELDRQMWSRLSHEIESPLNVEDVQRLRGLGDALNLDEVREVYLPLSRLLNLYTAAAGQLHAATNTFLGETTTRTPFVIGVAGSVAVGKSTTARVLRELLRRWPDTPNVELITTDGFLYPNAELHRRGLMQRKGFPESYDRRRLLRFVSEVKSGAAEVRAPSYSHLTYDIVPGREIVVRRPDVLIVEGLNVLAPARPRTDGITGLAVSDFFDFSIFVDAKTAHIEQWYIDRFQSLRSSAFADPESYFHRYAGLSDEEAQRTARGIWERINEPNLVTNVLPTRGRAQLVLTKDADHSVRRMLLRKT; encoded by the coding sequence GTGAGTGACACAAGCACGGGCACACAGCAGTCCACCAGTGCCGAATCCTTCACACCTTTCGTCGAACTGGACCGCCAGATGTGGTCCCGCTTGTCGCACGAGATCGAGAGCCCGCTGAATGTCGAGGACGTCCAGCGCCTCCGCGGACTCGGCGACGCGCTGAACCTCGACGAGGTGCGCGAGGTCTATCTCCCCCTCTCCCGCCTGCTGAACCTGTACACCGCGGCAGCGGGGCAGCTGCATGCGGCCACCAACACGTTCCTGGGGGAGACCACCACCCGGACGCCGTTCGTGATCGGCGTGGCCGGCTCGGTGGCGGTGGGTAAGTCGACGACGGCGCGCGTGCTGCGCGAACTGCTCCGGCGCTGGCCTGACACCCCGAACGTGGAACTGATCACCACGGACGGCTTCCTGTACCCGAACGCGGAGCTCCACCGTCGCGGGCTCATGCAGCGCAAGGGCTTCCCCGAGTCCTACGACCGCCGCCGGCTGCTCCGCTTCGTCAGCGAGGTCAAGAGCGGGGCCGCCGAGGTGCGGGCGCCCTCGTACTCGCACCTCACCTACGACATCGTGCCCGGCCGGGAGATCGTCGTGCGGCGGCCCGACGTGCTGATCGTCGAGGGCCTCAACGTCCTCGCCCCGGCACGGCCGAGGACCGACGGCATCACCGGGCTCGCCGTGAGCGACTTCTTCGACTTCTCCATCTTCGTGGACGCGAAGACCGCGCACATCGAGCAGTGGTACATCGACCGCTTCCAGTCCCTCCGGTCAAGTGCGTTCGCCGATCCGGAGTCCTACTTCCACCGCTACGCGGGCCTGAGCGACGAGGAGGCACAGCGGACGGCCAGGGGCATCTGGGAGCGCATCAACGAGCCCAACCTGGTGACGAACGTGCTGCCGACGCGCGGCCGGGCACAACTGGTGCTGACCAAGGACGCCGACCACTCCGTGCGCCGCATGCTGCTCCGGAAGACCTGA
- a CDS encoding bifunctional ADP-dependent NAD(P)H-hydrate dehydratase/NAD(P)H-hydrate epimerase, with translation MLLAFSGGDVRAAEAPLIDAGQGHALMQKAAHGLFGVALGLLREAGRGTYGATAVVLAGSGNNGADALYAGERLLRRGVAATAVLTSERVHAPALQAFLAAGGRSVLLDDAGAPGLAAHAASADLLVDGILGTGATGGLRGAGAAFVQAFNDTAGPRGRRSTLVVACDLPSGIGVDSGLVEGPVLQADATVTFGAAKPGLLIGDGAVAAGELNVVDIGLDLSSFTPAARNLLGADAAALLRPPGAHDHKYSRGVLGVAAGSDRYPGAAVLAVGAALATGVGMVRYLGPTAVAALIHERTPEAVASTGSIDDARSQAWVVGPGAVDDDDQRRRAVAAMASGLPVVVDAGALAEVPDRVGAQVILTPHAGELRDLLAARGLDVGRPAIEADPARFALRAAELTGATVLLKGFTTVVAAPSGTLFVQADATPWLATAGAGDTLSGIIGALAATLAEDEGAARRVGVAEEDLWVAVAAAGALIHGRAGQRAAQRGPVVVSGLPAEIGAVVAGLIDERRLPDTGPRRTRGGDAVNRTDS, from the coding sequence ATGCTGCTTGCCTTTTCCGGGGGTGACGTCCGCGCTGCGGAGGCCCCCCTCATCGACGCGGGGCAGGGGCATGCCCTCATGCAGAAGGCCGCCCACGGCCTGTTCGGCGTGGCCCTCGGGCTGCTCCGCGAGGCGGGCCGCGGGACGTACGGTGCCACCGCCGTCGTGCTGGCGGGCAGCGGCAACAACGGTGCCGACGCGCTGTACGCGGGGGAGCGACTGCTGCGCCGCGGTGTCGCGGCCACGGCCGTCCTCACCTCCGAACGCGTCCATGCCCCCGCCCTTCAGGCCTTCCTCGCCGCCGGCGGCAGGAGCGTCCTGCTCGACGACGCCGGCGCCCCGGGGCTCGCGGCGCACGCCGCCTCGGCCGACCTCCTCGTCGACGGGATCCTCGGCACCGGCGCCACCGGAGGCCTCCGGGGCGCGGGTGCGGCCTTCGTGCAGGCCTTCAACGACACGGCCGGTCCCCGCGGCCGGCGGTCCACGCTCGTGGTGGCCTGCGACCTGCCGAGCGGTATCGGCGTCGACTCCGGGCTCGTGGAGGGTCCCGTCCTCCAGGCCGACGCCACCGTCACCTTCGGCGCCGCGAAGCCGGGACTGCTGATCGGCGACGGCGCCGTGGCCGCGGGTGAGTTGAACGTGGTGGACATCGGCCTCGACCTCTCGTCATTCACCCCCGCTGCCCGCAACCTGCTCGGTGCCGATGCCGCGGCGCTGCTGCGTCCGCCCGGCGCGCACGACCACAAGTACTCCCGCGGGGTCCTCGGCGTCGCCGCCGGATCGGACCGCTACCCCGGAGCCGCCGTCCTGGCCGTGGGGGCCGCCCTCGCGACCGGCGTCGGCATGGTGCGCTACCTCGGCCCCACCGCGGTCGCCGCGCTGATCCACGAACGGACACCCGAGGCCGTGGCCTCCACCGGCTCCATCGACGACGCCCGCTCGCAGGCGTGGGTCGTCGGGCCGGGGGCCGTCGACGACGACGACCAGCGCCGTCGCGCCGTCGCGGCCATGGCCTCTGGCCTGCCCGTCGTCGTCGACGCCGGAGCCCTCGCCGAGGTGCCCGACCGGGTGGGCGCCCAGGTGATCCTCACACCCCACGCCGGGGAGCTGCGCGACCTGCTCGCTGCCCGCGGCCTCGACGTCGGCAGGCCCGCCATCGAGGCGGACCCCGCGCGCTTCGCGCTGCGTGCCGCGGAGCTGACCGGCGCCACCGTGCTCCTCAAGGGGTTCACGACCGTCGTCGCGGCGCCGTCGGGCACCCTCTTCGTCCAGGCCGACGCCACACCCTGGCTCGCCACGGCGGGAGCCGGTGACACGCTGTCCGGGATCATCGGGGCGCTGGCCGCCACCCTGGCGGAGGACGAAGGCGCCGCACGGCGCGTGGGCGTCGCCGAGGAGGACCTGTGGGTGGCGGTCGCCGCCGCGGGAGCACTAATCCACGGCAGGGCCGGGCAGCGCGCGGCACAGCGCGGGCCCGTCGTCGTCTCCGGACTGCCCGCCGAGATCGGCGCGGTGGTGGCGGGGCTGATCGACGAGCGTCGGCTGCCGGACACGGGGCCACGGCGCACGAGGGGTGGCGACGCAGTTAACCGCACCGACAGTTGA
- a CDS encoding M15 family metallopeptidase, which yields MRVRGSAAVILLALALPACSGADPAATVSTTVPGPAATASSATSDPSSAAGSGTLPAPVQREPSPAPTASGAAAGPTATSTPAPTPTPTAAPSATAPPAGAYADPGAVDVVVNKRRPLVPLDFAPADLRQPDVATATENALLRPDVASALEEMFGAAGNEGVALTLVSGYRSFATQESTYASWVAQYGDAAGADTVSARPGYSEHQTGLAFDIGQADGACTLVLCFRDTPAAQWAARHAADFGFILRYPLGFHEVTGFSAESWHFRYVGRDVSLAMRAAGTQTLEEHFGLPAAPSY from the coding sequence ATGCGCGTCAGGGGGTCTGCGGCGGTGATCCTGCTCGCGCTGGCGCTTCCCGCCTGCTCGGGCGCGGACCCCGCCGCGACGGTGTCCACCACCGTGCCGGGCCCTGCCGCCACCGCATCCTCCGCCACCTCCGATCCCTCGTCCGCCGCAGGCTCCGGCACACTCCCGGCCCCGGTCCAGCGGGAGCCCTCCCCCGCGCCCACGGCCTCCGGTGCGGCCGCCGGTCCCACCGCAACGTCCACCCCGGCTCCCACCCCGACACCCACCGCGGCTCCTTCCGCGACCGCCCCGCCGGCCGGCGCGTACGCGGACCCGGGCGCCGTCGACGTCGTCGTGAACAAGCGCCGACCCCTCGTGCCCCTGGACTTCGCACCCGCCGACCTGCGGCAGCCGGACGTGGCGACGGCCACGGAGAACGCCCTGCTACGCCCTGACGTCGCCTCGGCCTTGGAGGAGATGTTCGGGGCGGCCGGGAACGAGGGCGTGGCCCTCACACTGGTCAGCGGCTACCGGTCCTTCGCGACCCAGGAATCGACGTACGCCTCCTGGGTGGCGCAGTACGGCGACGCGGCGGGAGCGGACACGGTCTCGGCGCGGCCCGGGTATTCCGAGCACCAGACGGGGCTCGCGTTCGACATCGGGCAGGCCGACGGGGCGTGCACGCTCGTCCTCTGCTTCCGGGACACCCCGGCCGCCCAGTGGGCGGCCCGTCACGCAGCGGATTTCGGCTTCATCCTCCGCTACCCGCTGGGATTCCACGAGGTCACAGGGTTCTCCGCGGAGTCGTGGCACTTCCGGTACGTGGGCAGGGACGTCTCGCTCGCGATGAGGGCGGCGGGCACACAGACCCTCGAGGAGCACTTCGGCCTGCCCGCAGCGCCGTCCTACTGA
- the glgX gene encoding glycogen debranching protein GlgX, producing MELWPGDAYPLGATYDGTGTNFALYSEIADSVVLCLFDDDGTETCVELKEVDGYVWHGYLPHVTPGQKYGYRVHGPNNPAEGHRCNPNKLLLDPYAKAISGDLDWDQALFGYNFGDEHSVNNEDSAAHMMLGVVVNPFFNWDGDRMPRTPYHQSVIYEAHVKGLTQLHPDIPEEQRGTYAGVAHPSVIAHLQKLGVTAIELMPVHQFVNDSTLQDKGLSNYWGYNTIGFFAPHNKYTSTGDQGEQVQEFKAMVRELHLAGIEVILDVVYNHTAEGNHMGPTLSMRGIDNASYYRLVEDDKQYYMDTTGTGNSLNVGNPHSLQLLMDSLRYWVTEMHVDGFRFDLASALAREFYEVDRLSAFFELVQQDPVVSQVKLIAEPWDVGPGGYQVGNFPPQWTEWNGKYRDTVRDFWRGEPSSIGEFASRLTGSADLYEHSMRRPVASINFVTAHDGFTLRDLVSYNEKHNEANGEDNNDGESHNRSWNGGIEGPTDDPEVLAIRVRQQRNFIATLLLSQGVPMLLHGDELGRTQEGNNNTYCQDSELSWVHWDKMDQPLLEFTAAVNRLRSEHPTFRRRRFFDGRPVRRGEGEALPDIVWLDTSGELMAPEDWNSGFGRSIGVFLNGQGIQGRDARGQRIVDANFLLYFNAHDEAVDFTIPSDEYGTSWDEVIDTAGKYADSEAIPSGAVLSVEAKSMVVLRAHSEVEDLDHSVAASLAILANEVTAKTGTP from the coding sequence ATGGAACTATGGCCCGGCGATGCGTATCCCCTGGGAGCAACCTACGACGGAACGGGGACGAACTTCGCGCTCTACAGCGAGATCGCGGACTCCGTCGTCCTCTGCCTCTTCGACGATGACGGCACCGAGACCTGCGTCGAGCTCAAGGAGGTGGACGGCTATGTCTGGCACGGCTACCTCCCCCATGTGACCCCCGGACAGAAGTACGGGTACCGGGTTCACGGCCCGAACAACCCGGCCGAGGGACACCGCTGCAACCCGAACAAGCTGCTCCTGGACCCCTACGCGAAGGCGATCTCCGGGGACCTCGACTGGGACCAGGCGCTGTTCGGCTACAACTTCGGCGACGAGCACTCCGTCAACAACGAGGACTCCGCCGCGCACATGATGCTCGGCGTCGTCGTCAATCCCTTCTTCAACTGGGACGGCGACCGCATGCCGCGGACGCCCTACCACCAGTCCGTCATCTACGAGGCCCACGTCAAGGGGCTCACGCAGCTCCACCCGGACATCCCCGAGGAGCAGCGCGGCACCTACGCCGGCGTGGCGCACCCCTCGGTCATCGCGCACCTGCAGAAGCTCGGCGTCACGGCCATCGAGCTCATGCCCGTGCACCAGTTCGTGAACGACAGCACCCTGCAGGACAAGGGCCTCTCGAACTACTGGGGCTACAACACCATCGGCTTCTTCGCGCCGCACAACAAGTACACCTCCACCGGCGACCAGGGCGAGCAGGTCCAGGAGTTCAAGGCGATGGTGCGCGAGCTGCACCTCGCGGGCATCGAGGTCATCCTCGACGTCGTGTACAACCACACGGCCGAAGGCAACCACATGGGGCCGACGCTCTCGATGCGCGGTATCGACAACGCGTCCTACTACCGCCTGGTGGAGGACGACAAGCAGTACTACATGGACACCACGGGTACCGGCAACTCGCTCAACGTCGGCAACCCGCACTCCCTGCAGCTGCTCATGGACTCGCTGCGCTACTGGGTCACCGAGATGCACGTGGACGGCTTCCGCTTCGACCTCGCCTCCGCCCTCGCCCGTGAGTTCTACGAGGTGGACCGCCTCTCGGCCTTCTTCGAACTCGTGCAGCAGGACCCGGTGGTCTCGCAGGTGAAGCTCATCGCCGAGCCGTGGGACGTCGGACCCGGCGGCTACCAGGTGGGCAACTTCCCGCCGCAGTGGACCGAGTGGAACGGCAAGTACCGCGACACCGTCCGCGACTTCTGGCGGGGTGAGCCCTCCAGCATCGGCGAGTTCGCCTCACGCCTCACCGGCTCGGCGGACCTGTACGAGCACTCGATGCGGCGTCCCGTCGCGTCCATCAACTTCGTCACCGCCCACGACGGCTTCACGCTGCGGGACCTCGTGTCCTACAACGAGAAGCACAACGAGGCCAACGGCGAGGACAACAACGACGGCGAATCGCACAACCGCTCCTGGAACGGCGGGATCGAAGGTCCCACCGACGATCCCGAGGTGCTCGCGATCCGCGTCCGGCAGCAGCGCAACTTCATCGCCACCCTCCTGCTCTCGCAGGGCGTGCCGATGCTGCTGCACGGCGACGAACTCGGCCGGACGCAGGAGGGCAACAACAACACCTACTGCCAGGACTCCGAACTCAGCTGGGTGCACTGGGACAAGATGGACCAGCCGTTGCTCGAATTCACCGCGGCAGTGAACCGCCTGCGGTCCGAGCACCCCACGTTCCGCCGTCGCCGGTTCTTCGACGGTCGCCCCGTGCGCCGCGGCGAGGGCGAGGCGCTGCCGGACATCGTATGGCTGGACACCTCCGGCGAGCTCATGGCACCCGAGGACTGGAACAGCGGCTTCGGCCGCTCGATCGGGGTCTTCCTCAACGGCCAGGGCATCCAGGGCCGGGATGCGCGTGGGCAGCGGATCGTGGACGCCAACTTCCTGCTGTACTTCAACGCACACGACGAGGCCGTGGACTTCACGATCCCCTCGGACGAGTACGGCACGTCGTGGGACGAGGTCATCGACACCGCGGGCAAGTACGCCGACAGCGAGGCCATCCCGTCGGGCGCCGTGCTGTCCGTCGAGGCGAAGTCCATGGTGGTGCTGCGTGCGCACTCCGAGGTCGAGGACCTCGACCACTCGGTCGCGGCGTCCCTGGCGATCCTCGCCAACGAGGTCACGGCCAAGACCGGCACCCCCTAG